The following proteins come from a genomic window of Paenibacillus spongiae:
- a CDS encoding carbohydrate ABC transporter permease: protein MNRKLTIRQKKSLSGVLFIMPWLLGFLFLFAVPLFQSLQFSFSQLKVNPLGYTMEFVGFHNYKEALWVNADFNRILTDSVIGMIVNVPLILFFSLFSATLVNQKYWGRGLVRAIFFLPVILASGAVAAAEAGSLMNQLMISVTSGGASDIGASTGQLMSSRELGDFLVESGISPTFVNYLLNAVDQIYQIISNSGVQILIFLAGLQSISGSLYEVAKIEGATGYQMFWKITFPLVSPLILTNVIYTIIDSFSDNQMTRIIYESAFKSLNFGLSSAMVWMYSIVVGIILAIIGYLVSRKVFYND from the coding sequence ATGAACAGAAAGCTGACCATACGTCAGAAGAAAAGCTTATCGGGCGTCCTGTTCATAATGCCCTGGCTGCTGGGATTCCTGTTCCTGTTTGCTGTGCCGTTGTTTCAATCGCTGCAATTCAGCTTCAGCCAGCTGAAGGTAAACCCGCTCGGCTATACGATGGAATTTGTCGGCTTCCATAATTATAAAGAAGCGTTATGGGTTAATGCCGACTTTAACCGCATCTTGACGGATTCCGTTATTGGGATGATCGTGAACGTTCCGCTTATTCTGTTCTTCAGCTTATTCTCGGCAACATTGGTGAATCAGAAATACTGGGGGAGAGGGCTCGTCCGCGCCATCTTCTTCCTCCCGGTTATATTGGCTTCCGGGGCCGTTGCCGCAGCGGAAGCGGGAAGCCTGATGAATCAGCTGATGATAAGCGTTACTTCGGGGGGCGCAAGCGATATCGGAGCGTCGACAGGCCAGCTGATGTCGAGCCGGGAGCTGGGCGATTTCCTGGTAGAGTCGGGCATAAGCCCCACGTTCGTCAATTACCTGCTGAACGCCGTCGATCAAATTTATCAAATCATTAGCAATTCCGGGGTCCAGATTCTCATCTTCCTGGCTGGCCTGCAGTCGATTTCGGGTTCTTTGTACGAAGTGGCCAAAATCGAAGGCGCTACCGGCTATCAGATGTTCTGGAAAATTACGTTTCCGTTAGTCAGCCCTTTAATCCTAACCAACGTCATCTATACGATCATCGATTCCTTCTCGGATAACCAGATGACGCGCATCATCTATGAGTCGGCCTTCAAGTCTCTTAATTTCGGACTCAGCTCTGCGATGGTTTGGATGTATTCCATTGTCGTGGGAATCATCCTTGCAATCATCGGTTACTTGGTATCGAGAAAAGTGTTCTATAACGACTGA
- a CDS encoding NHL repeat-containing protein, translated as MMKTIRMVLLLAIAVLLTGTGSPSILAAPYDSYNYSYWEEAVPAPAPYLPSKVISGEDLDIGGLNSPQDMFVSEDRLIYIADTGNNRIVVLDADWKLIRTISEFERSGKRDGFNKPTGIFVKPDGTLYVADSDNKRVVMLTSEGEYIKQIDRPVSDVLPKDFAFNPLKVAVDRADRVYIVAKGVFEGIMQIDSSGAFIGYLGTNTVTANVTDYFWKMVSTKAQRAQMALFVPTEFTNMDMDAKDFVFTTNIDKNVNNPIKRLNPSGSDVLKRYGYFGVSGDLLFPLSGLQSGPSQFSDIKAGSDGTYSALDSLRGRIFTYDEEGNLLYIFGQIGSVRGTFKTPTALEKIRDQYLVLDAGHNRISVFSPTRFGGLVNRATQLHYEGREQEAAEEWRKVLALNANYDLAYIGLGKASLREHDYKEAMRNFELGMNRKYYAVAYSRYRKQMLQENLGAAFTAVALLGAAFAAWYAYRRFKSRRSISHEA; from the coding sequence ATGATGAAGACGATAAGAATGGTTCTGCTTCTGGCGATAGCGGTCTTGCTGACCGGAACGGGCAGCCCCTCGATATTAGCGGCCCCTTATGACAGCTACAACTATTCCTACTGGGAGGAAGCCGTTCCGGCACCGGCTCCTTATCTGCCTTCCAAGGTCATCTCGGGCGAAGATCTGGATATCGGCGGCTTAAATTCTCCGCAGGATATGTTCGTTTCGGAAGACCGGCTGATCTATATCGCCGATACGGGGAATAACCGGATCGTCGTCCTCGACGCCGACTGGAAGCTAATCCGAACGATTTCGGAATTTGAACGCAGCGGCAAAAGGGATGGATTCAATAAACCGACCGGGATCTTCGTCAAGCCGGACGGCACGCTCTATGTCGCGGATTCCGATAATAAACGGGTCGTTATGCTGACATCGGAGGGAGAATACATCAAGCAGATCGATCGGCCCGTATCCGATGTGCTTCCGAAGGATTTTGCCTTCAACCCGCTGAAGGTTGCCGTTGACCGTGCGGACCGCGTCTATATCGTGGCCAAAGGGGTATTCGAAGGAATCATGCAAATCGATTCGAGCGGTGCGTTCATCGGGTACCTGGGGACGAACACGGTTACGGCCAACGTAACGGATTACTTCTGGAAGATGGTGTCAACGAAAGCGCAGAGGGCCCAGATGGCATTGTTCGTACCGACGGAATTCACGAATATGGATATGGATGCGAAGGATTTCGTCTTCACGACCAACATCGATAAGAATGTGAATAATCCAATCAAACGTCTGAACCCTTCGGGAAGCGATGTGCTTAAACGGTACGGATATTTCGGCGTTAGCGGCGACTTGCTGTTTCCGCTGTCCGGTCTTCAATCGGGTCCCTCTCAATTTTCGGATATCAAGGCTGGAAGCGACGGAACCTACAGTGCGTTGGACTCGCTTCGCGGACGGATCTTCACCTATGACGAAGAGGGAAATCTGCTCTATATATTCGGACAAATCGGCAGCGTCCGGGGAACGTTCAAAACGCCGACGGCTTTGGAGAAAATCCGCGATCAATATCTTGTGCTCGATGCCGGCCATAACCGCATCTCCGTTTTCTCGCCGACGCGGTTTGGCGGTCTCGTCAATCGGGCGACGCAGCTTCATTATGAGGGCAGGGAGCAGGAAGCGGCGGAGGAGTGGAGGAAGGTGCTTGCACTGAACGCCAATTACGACTTAGCTTACATCGGTCTTGGGAAGGCTTCGCTGCGGGAGCACGACTATAAAGAAGCGATGCGAAACTTCGAGCTGGGCATGAACCGCAAATATTATGCCGTCGCGTATTCAAGATACCGCAAGCAGATGCTGCAGGAGAATTTGGGGGCTGCTTTTACGGCGGTGGCCCTGCTGGGCGCTGCGTTCGCTGCATGGTACGCATATAGAAGATTCAAGAGCAGGAGGTCGATATCCCATGAAGCTTGA
- a CDS encoding carbohydrate ABC transporter permease gives MESIFSAISKHRHSYILMGPYFLLFILFTVVPVMISLLISFTYFNMLEFPVWVGWQNYIRLVTDDEVFIIALKNTILFAAVTGPLSYIACFFFAWLINELRPKVRAVMTLIFYAPSISGNIYFIWQTIFSGDRYGYVNGILMKLGLVLEPIQWLKDPQYILPIIMLVQLWLSLGTGFLAFIAGLQTIDRTLLEAGAVDGVKNRWQELWYITLPSMRPQLMFGAVIQITTSFAVADVAMNMAGFPSVNYAAETIVTHLIDFGTIRFEMGYASAIATVLFVIMVASNLIVQKLLRKVGE, from the coding sequence ATGGAAAGCATCTTCAGTGCAATTTCCAAACACCGGCATTCCTATATCTTGATGGGTCCCTACTTTCTGTTGTTCATCCTGTTTACGGTCGTACCGGTCATGATATCGCTTCTGATCAGCTTTACTTACTTCAATATGCTGGAATTTCCGGTTTGGGTCGGCTGGCAAAATTATATCCGCCTCGTTACGGACGATGAAGTGTTCATTATCGCATTGAAAAATACGATACTGTTCGCGGCGGTCACCGGTCCGCTCAGCTATATCGCCTGCTTCTTCTTTGCCTGGCTCATTAACGAGCTCAGGCCGAAGGTAAGAGCGGTTATGACGCTCATCTTCTACGCGCCGTCGATTTCCGGCAACATCTATTTCATCTGGCAAACGATATTCTCGGGCGACCGGTACGGCTATGTGAATGGAATATTAATGAAGCTGGGCCTTGTGCTTGAGCCGATTCAATGGTTGAAGGACCCCCAATATATTTTGCCGATCATCATGCTCGTCCAGCTATGGCTGAGCTTAGGCACCGGGTTTCTCGCCTTTATTGCGGGGCTTCAGACGATCGATCGCACATTATTGGAGGCCGGAGCCGTAGACGGCGTCAAGAACCGGTGGCAGGAGCTGTGGTATATTACGCTTCCGTCGATGCGGCCGCAGCTGATGTTCGGAGCGGTTATCCAAATTACGACTTCATTCGCCGTGGCGGACGTGGCGATGAACATGGCCGGATTTCCAAGCGTCAATTATGCCGCAGAGACGATCGTGACCCATTTGATCGACTTCGGTACGATCCGGTTCGAGATGGGATATGCTTCGGCGATCGCTACCGTGCTGTTCGTCATCATGGTCGCTTCCAACCTGATTGTTCAAAAATTACTGAGAAAAGTGGGTGAGTAG
- a CDS encoding carbohydrate ABC transporter permease, which produces MKTAAWKLRSKRVNRSLFGDLSLFFLLAVIGAFMALPLIYTINNAFKPLDELFLFPPRFFVIHPTLSNFSDLFHLMTDSWVPFSRYIYNTLFITGAGTVGHVLLASAAAYPLAKHRFPGKGLAFSIVVLALMFSSQVTAIPNYMIMSWIDWVDTYWAVIIPAFAYPLGLYLMKQFMEQIPDALLEAAKIDGASEYRIFWSIVMPNVKPAWLTLVILLFQLLWGTDGGGFIYAEQLKPLHYALGQIIQGGIARAGAGAAVALMLMSVPITLFVFSQSRIIQTMATSGMKD; this is translated from the coding sequence ATGAAGACAGCTGCATGGAAGCTTCGTTCCAAGAGGGTCAACCGCTCGCTGTTCGGGGATTTGTCGTTGTTCTTCCTGCTTGCCGTAATCGGAGCGTTTATGGCGCTGCCCTTGATATATACAATCAATAACGCTTTCAAGCCATTAGACGAGCTGTTCCTGTTTCCGCCCAGGTTCTTCGTCATCCATCCGACACTGTCGAATTTTAGCGACTTGTTCCATCTCATGACGGATTCGTGGGTGCCCTTCTCCAGATACATCTACAATACGTTATTTATTACAGGCGCAGGTACCGTAGGTCATGTGCTGCTGGCATCGGCGGCGGCATATCCGCTGGCTAAGCATCGATTTCCCGGGAAGGGATTGGCGTTTAGCATCGTTGTGCTGGCACTCATGTTTTCGTCCCAGGTTACGGCTATTCCCAACTACATGATCATGTCGTGGATTGACTGGGTGGATACTTATTGGGCGGTTATTATCCCTGCCTTCGCCTATCCGCTAGGTCTGTATTTGATGAAGCAGTTCATGGAGCAAATCCCCGATGCGCTGCTGGAAGCCGCCAAGATCGACGGTGCAAGCGAGTATCGGATCTTCTGGAGCATCGTCATGCCGAACGTGAAGCCCGCATGGTTAACGCTGGTCATTCTGCTGTTTCAATTGCTGTGGGGGACGGACGGAGGCGGCTTCATCTATGCCGAGCAGCTCAAGCCGCTTCATTATGCGCTGGGGCAAATTATTCAAGGCGGCATCGCGAGGGCCGGGGCAGGCGCAGCCGTTGCTTTAATGCTGATGTCGGTCCCGATCACGCTGTTCGTTTTCTCGCAAAGCCGTATTATCCAAACGATGGCGACATCGGGCATGAAGGATTAA
- a CDS encoding extracellular solute-binding protein, with the protein MNGIPNNNKKFKSIMLLLICTGVLFSSISAVKSTANPQQSGANEKREASARLQDTNKSYKKGSYDEYISVHSSSPRPDEPIMIPADSFTHSEGMNPEILKDYEGFAGNAVKTDEQGTISWDIEVPREGLFNIGITYFPIEGKSASIERGVEIDGKTPFIESANLKFSRVWGNAQSSMARDTLGNDLRPEQAEKPDWQEAMFQDGEGYYEEPFAYYFTKGKHRITLKSEREPLVIGELKLFQNNQPPAYADMKALYGERGYEAFTDKPIVVQGEEAAYKSSPTLYPIADRSTPAVEPYSASKIRINTIGGNNWRIPGQWIVWNITVPKSGLYKIGIRAKQNLLRGMYSSRKLTIDGQVPFKEMERIPFYYKSGWQMTELGDGEPYLFYLEEGTHQLKLEVVLGDLAPLIRQVETDILQLNRMYRKILMITGSTPDSFRDYQIEQKIPDMVDTFKKERDSLNEVAGRLEEITGQRSEQVAVLRTMADQLQEMADDPETVPKRLASYTANVGALGTWVLKAREQPLQIDSITIAAPTAKLPRSEGASPAKVWHELRSFMNSFFIDYNEIGSISDTVTDKTINVWVGSGRDQAQVIKSMIDTSFTPATGIGVNVKLVPLNLLLPATLANQGPDVTLQVGSDVPVNYAMRNAVEDLTRFPDYPKVAERFRDSAIVPYRYGEGVYALPETQTFNVLFYRKDILEQLNLAIPDTWEDVYDMLPVLDKNHMDFGLPQMVQLQAGQNPDPNPTMAMLLYQLGGSFYKNEGKASDIDSEIGVKAFKEWTEFYTDYGLPTAYDFANRFRTGEMPIGIADYTTYNQLTVFAPEIRGLWNFAPVPGRKQEGGDIRREVSGSGSGIVMMKQAIDKESSWEFMKWWTDEATQTRFGREMEGLMGAAARYPTANIEALEKLPWPAQDFRNLTEQFQWVRGIPQVPGGYFTGRHLDNAFWKVINGGGGGRTWGGLWVTIDDHAGPREALEDYVQYINDEIRQKRREFKLPE; encoded by the coding sequence TTGAACGGTATACCCAACAACAACAAGAAATTTAAATCGATCATGCTTTTGCTCATTTGTACCGGCGTGCTGTTCTCATCCATATCGGCAGTTAAATCAACGGCCAACCCGCAGCAATCCGGCGCGAATGAGAAGCGGGAAGCATCGGCAAGGCTGCAGGATACGAATAAAAGTTACAAGAAAGGCAGCTACGATGAGTATATATCCGTTCATTCGTCATCGCCGCGACCGGATGAACCGATTATGATACCGGCCGACTCGTTTACCCATAGCGAGGGCATGAACCCCGAGATCTTGAAAGATTATGAGGGATTCGCCGGCAATGCGGTGAAAACGGATGAACAAGGTACGATCAGTTGGGATATTGAAGTGCCACGCGAAGGATTATTTAACATCGGAATCACTTATTTCCCCATAGAAGGGAAAAGCGCGTCGATCGAACGCGGGGTTGAAATCGACGGAAAAACGCCGTTCATTGAATCGGCGAATCTGAAGTTCTCGCGGGTATGGGGCAATGCCCAATCGTCCATGGCAAGGGATACGCTGGGCAATGATTTGCGACCGGAGCAGGCGGAGAAGCCGGATTGGCAGGAAGCCATGTTCCAGGACGGCGAAGGCTATTATGAGGAACCGTTCGCCTATTACTTTACGAAAGGCAAACACCGGATAACGTTAAAATCAGAGCGCGAGCCTCTCGTGATCGGAGAGCTCAAGCTTTTTCAGAATAATCAGCCTCCCGCTTATGCGGATATGAAAGCGCTCTATGGCGAGAGAGGCTATGAGGCATTTACGGATAAACCCATTGTCGTTCAGGGTGAAGAGGCCGCCTATAAATCTTCGCCTACCTTATACCCCATAGCGGACCGCTCCACGCCGGCGGTCGAGCCGTACAGCGCATCCAAAATCCGGATCAACACGATCGGCGGCAACAATTGGCGAATACCGGGGCAATGGATAGTCTGGAATATTACCGTGCCGAAGAGCGGTTTATATAAGATCGGCATTAGAGCGAAGCAGAATTTGCTGCGGGGCATGTATTCCTCGAGAAAGCTGACGATAGACGGACAGGTGCCGTTCAAGGAGATGGAGCGCATCCCTTTCTATTATAAGAGCGGATGGCAAATGACCGAGCTCGGAGACGGGGAGCCTTATCTGTTCTATCTGGAGGAAGGCACGCACCAGCTGAAGCTGGAGGTCGTGCTCGGGGATCTGGCGCCTCTCATCCGTCAGGTCGAAACCGATATTCTGCAGCTTAACCGGATGTACCGGAAAATATTGATGATTACGGGGTCCACTCCCGATTCGTTCCGCGATTATCAGATCGAACAGAAGATTCCGGATATGGTCGATACGTTCAAGAAAGAGAGAGACAGCTTGAATGAAGTAGCCGGGCGGCTTGAGGAAATAACCGGCCAGCGGAGCGAACAGGTCGCCGTGCTGCGAACGATGGCGGATCAGCTCCAGGAAATGGCGGACGATCCCGAAACCGTTCCAAAGCGGCTTGCAAGCTACACGGCTAACGTCGGCGCGCTCGGTACCTGGGTATTGAAGGCAAGGGAGCAACCGCTGCAGATCGATTCCATAACCATTGCGGCGCCAACGGCCAAATTGCCGAGATCGGAAGGGGCTTCTCCGGCGAAGGTATGGCATGAGCTGCGTTCGTTCATGAACTCCTTCTTCATTGATTACAATGAAATCGGCAGCATATCCGATACGGTAACGGACAAGACCATTAACGTATGGGTAGGAAGCGGACGCGACCAGGCACAGGTCATCAAGTCGATGATTGATACCAGCTTTACGCCCGCAACCGGAATCGGCGTGAATGTGAAGCTGGTTCCGTTAAATTTGCTCCTGCCGGCGACATTGGCCAATCAAGGTCCGGATGTAACGCTTCAGGTCGGGAGCGATGTTCCGGTCAACTATGCGATGCGCAATGCGGTGGAAGATTTGACCCGGTTTCCCGATTATCCGAAGGTGGCCGAGCGGTTCAGAGACAGCGCGATCGTTCCTTACCGCTACGGGGAGGGCGTATATGCGCTGCCGGAGACGCAGACGTTTAATGTCTTATTCTATCGGAAGGATATACTAGAGCAGCTGAATCTGGCAATTCCGGATACATGGGAAGACGTCTATGATATGCTGCCGGTGCTCGATAAGAATCATATGGATTTCGGATTGCCGCAGATGGTGCAGCTGCAAGCCGGGCAAAACCCGGATCCGAATCCGACGATGGCCATGCTGTTATATCAGCTTGGCGGATCGTTCTATAAGAATGAAGGCAAGGCCAGCGATATCGATTCCGAAATCGGCGTGAAGGCATTCAAGGAATGGACGGAATTTTATACCGATTACGGTCTTCCGACGGCCTATGATTTCGCCAACCGTTTCCGTACGGGCGAGATGCCGATCGGGATTGCGGATTATACGACCTACAACCAATTGACGGTGTTTGCTCCGGAAATTAGAGGTCTTTGGAATTTTGCGCCCGTTCCGGGACGGAAGCAAGAGGGCGGGGACATACGCAGAGAAGTGTCGGGCAGCGGATCCGGTATCGTCATGATGAAGCAGGCAATTGATAAAGAGAGCTCCTGGGAGTTTATGAAATGGTGGACGGACGAAGCGACGCAGACCCGGTTCGGACGGGAGATGGAAGGGTTAATGGGCGCAGCGGCCCGCTATCCGACGGCCAATATCGAAGCGCTGGAGAAGCTGCCATGGCCTGCTCAGGACTTCCGGAACCTGACCGAGCAATTCCAATGGGTCCGGGGAATACCTCAGGTTCCCGGCGGATACTTTACCGGACGGCATCTGGATAATGCTTTCTGGAAGGTCATAAACGGCGGAGGCGGCGGCCGGACATGGGGCGGTCTTTGGGTGACGATCGACGATCACGCCGGCCCGCGCGAGGCGCTTGAGGATTACGTGCAGTATATCAATGACGAAATCAGACAGAAGCGCAGAGAATTTAAATTGCCCGAATAA
- a CDS encoding DUF5696 domain-containing protein has translation MRIGLKRMLSAASACLAVIAAVSLLAPVSDRTIEAEAEWKPVRTEAAASASAERPDEEAMQSVSELGVIPPQRMELADENGQLALYLNRSSAEIAVYDKRSKHFWYSNPQDTELDSKASPFEKESLGSQFTLTYMNSIGNKKTLLSFNDSVKNNQFQIEDAPEGIRIVYTLGDTSKGIDVLPKLISKERLDQFMAKADEAKAKYVYRKYELQDNGSVYERFDQSINSEIVLKRVVDAFEQAGYTPDDLAADNKENGIEGSGEGDKPVFTVPVEYRLDGGHLVVAIDSEQMMEPGNNVITEIALLKYFGAAGVSERGYMLVPDGSGSLIHLNNGKFNDDIYSQPVYGSDEAIRKRFKEQNSEVARLPVFGLKAGDYGMYGIIENGAAAANVNAEVSGRTNSYNYVYGSFNIRNFDELPLSNGQSFDYVTIMQSRRIHGQLSVRYGFLSGMDAGYDGMARAYQNYLVRTYDMKQLEGQGNIPFFLDLTGTIPKRQSFLGIPYEVDKPLTTFRQARQILQEMKEGGIGNIKLRYAGWFNDGVNHTLPTTVKVDRELGGQSGLRELATYMEENEMDFYPDAAFLRVYHDTRGFSPSKDASRYITRNVIQSYPYDLSSLRLNPALGSYYLLSPSRLPAYVDQFLKHYNRLGIEGLSLRDMGAELNPDYRDEEVIDRQQSAIINADQLKKISPQVPDLLVAGGNAYALPYIRNVVDAPLTDSRFNITDEAVPFYQMVVHGFVSYAGKPFNLADDQDMKLNMLKAIEYGANVRFSWMFDEPSAVKDTRFNTLYSAHYKTWLEEAKTVYGKVNDALKGVQYERMTGHRKVKEGVYVTTYENNKAVIVNYTDRPVTVDGISVDAHNYAVGG, from the coding sequence ATGCGCATCGGTCTAAAACGAATGCTTTCGGCGGCTTCCGCCTGCTTGGCGGTCATTGCGGCCGTCAGCCTGCTTGCTCCTGTCTCGGATCGGACCATTGAAGCTGAGGCCGAATGGAAGCCGGTCCGCACCGAAGCGGCTGCTTCAGCGTCTGCCGAACGCCCCGATGAAGAGGCTATGCAATCCGTATCGGAACTGGGTGTGATCCCCCCTCAAAGGATGGAGCTGGCGGATGAGAACGGGCAGCTTGCTCTGTATCTGAACAGGAGCAGCGCGGAGATCGCCGTATACGATAAACGATCCAAGCATTTTTGGTATTCGAATCCGCAGGATACGGAGCTTGATTCCAAGGCATCCCCTTTCGAGAAAGAGAGTCTTGGATCCCAGTTTACATTGACGTATATGAACAGTATCGGCAACAAGAAGACGCTGTTAAGCTTTAACGACAGCGTGAAGAACAATCAGTTCCAGATCGAGGATGCACCGGAAGGAATCCGGATCGTCTACACGTTGGGCGATACGTCCAAAGGAATCGATGTGCTGCCCAAGCTGATCTCCAAGGAACGGCTGGATCAATTCATGGCCAAAGCGGATGAGGCGAAGGCGAAATATGTGTACCGGAAATACGAGCTCCAGGACAACGGCAGCGTATACGAACGGTTCGATCAATCGATCAACAGTGAAATTGTACTGAAGCGGGTGGTCGATGCGTTCGAGCAAGCGGGATACACGCCGGACGATTTGGCCGCCGACAACAAGGAGAACGGAATTGAAGGCAGCGGAGAGGGCGATAAGCCGGTGTTTACCGTGCCGGTCGAATACCGGCTGGACGGCGGGCACTTGGTTGTCGCAATCGATTCGGAACAGATGATGGAGCCCGGCAACAATGTGATTACCGAGATCGCGCTGCTCAAATACTTCGGGGCGGCAGGCGTAAGCGAACGCGGCTATATGCTGGTGCCGGACGGCTCAGGCAGCCTTATTCATCTGAATAACGGCAAATTCAATGACGATATCTATTCCCAGCCGGTTTACGGTTCGGATGAAGCGATCCGCAAACGGTTCAAAGAGCAGAACAGCGAAGTCGCGCGTCTGCCCGTATTCGGGTTGAAAGCCGGCGATTACGGCATGTACGGCATCATTGAAAACGGGGCGGCCGCCGCCAACGTCAACGCCGAAGTAAGCGGGCGAACGAATTCCTATAATTATGTCTACGGCAGCTTCAATATCCGCAATTTTGACGAGCTTCCGCTCAGCAACGGGCAATCCTTCGATTATGTGACGATCATGCAGTCAAGACGGATTCATGGCCAATTATCCGTCCGGTACGGTTTTCTCAGCGGGATGGATGCCGGCTACGACGGAATGGCAAGAGCGTATCAGAATTATTTGGTTCGGACCTATGATATGAAGCAATTGGAAGGCCAGGGGAATATTCCGTTCTTTCTGGACTTGACCGGTACGATACCGAAGCGGCAGTCATTCCTGGGCATTCCGTATGAAGTCGACAAACCGCTGACGACCTTCCGGCAAGCCAGGCAAATTCTGCAGGAGATGAAGGAAGGCGGCATCGGGAACATCAAGCTGCGTTATGCGGGTTGGTTCAATGACGGCGTGAACCATACCTTGCCGACAACCGTTAAAGTGGACCGGGAGCTTGGCGGGCAATCGGGGCTCCGCGAGCTGGCGACATATATGGAAGAAAACGAAATGGATTTCTACCCTGATGCGGCTTTCCTAAGAGTCTATCATGATACGAGAGGGTTCTCGCCTTCCAAGGACGCATCCAGGTATATTACCCGAAACGTCATTCAGAGCTATCCGTACGATCTGTCTTCGCTTCGGCTTAATCCGGCCCTGGGCAGCTATTACTTGCTGTCTCCATCCAGGCTGCCTGCATACGTGGATCAATTCCTGAAGCATTACAATCGCCTTGGAATTGAAGGCTTGTCCTTGCGGGATATGGGGGCCGAGCTAAATCCGGATTACAGAGATGAAGAGGTGATCGACAGGCAGCAGTCGGCCATTATAAATGCGGACCAATTGAAGAAGATTAGCCCGCAGGTTCCCGATCTGCTGGTTGCCGGCGGGAACGCCTATGCGCTTCCGTATATTCGCAATGTCGTCGATGCGCCGCTTACGGACTCGCGATTCAACATAACGGATGAAGCCGTTCCATTCTATCAGATGGTTGTCCACGGTTTCGTATCTTATGCCGGCAAGCCGTTCAATCTGGCCGATGATCAGGATATGAAGCTTAATATGCTCAAAGCGATTGAATATGGCGCTAACGTCCGGTTCTCGTGGATGTTCGACGAGCCCTCGGCGGTGAAGGATACGAGGTTCAATACGCTGTATTCCGCGCATTACAAGACTTGGCTGGAGGAGGCCAAGACCGTCTACGGCAAAGTGAACGACGCCTTGAAGGGCGTTCAGTACGAGCGGATGACCGGACACCGCAAGGTTAAGGAAGGCGTATATGTCACCACTTATGAGAATAACAAGGCCGTTATCGTAAACTACACCGATCGGCCGGTAACGGTGGACGGTATATCGGTAGACGCGCATAATTACGCGGTAGGAGGGTAA
- a CDS encoding Yip1 family protein, with protein sequence MKLELLAFPFRLIFRPFHCFWELKYENKGRLKIAYGILFILVIAEILRRQYAGFLVNYEDPRFLNSIDELKFIVFPFFLWCVSNWSLTALMDGEGKFTEIMMATGYAVMPLVLVYLPNTLVSNFMNGQEVAFYYFFNLIAMGWFLWLAFVGMMTIHQYTPGKTIVTMLLTVVVIGIILFLGLLFFSLIQQVIFFFQTIYREIIFWS encoded by the coding sequence ATGAAGCTTGAGCTTCTAGCCTTTCCCTTCCGTCTGATCTTCCGGCCCTTTCACTGCTTCTGGGAGCTCAAGTACGAGAATAAAGGGCGCCTGAAAATCGCATACGGTATTTTGTTTATACTGGTCATCGCCGAAATATTGCGCAGGCAGTACGCCGGGTTCCTGGTCAATTATGAGGATCCCCGGTTTTTGAACAGCATCGATGAATTGAAATTCATCGTGTTCCCGTTTTTCCTATGGTGCGTGTCCAATTGGTCGCTGACGGCGCTGATGGATGGGGAAGGCAAATTTACGGAAATCATGATGGCGACCGGCTACGCCGTTATGCCGCTCGTTCTCGTCTATTTGCCGAATACGCTGGTCAGCAATTTTATGAACGGGCAGGAAGTGGCCTTCTATTATTTCTTTAATCTGATTGCAATGGGATGGTTTCTATGGCTCGCGTTCGTCGGCATGATGACCATACACCAGTACACTCCCGGCAAGACGATTGTCACGATGCTGCTGACCGTAGTCGTCATCGGGATTATCCTATTTCTTGGCTTGCTGTTTTTCAGTTTAATCCAACAAGTGATTTTTTTCTTTCAGACGATCTATCGGGAAATTATATTCTGGTCGTAA